In Myxococcales bacterium, the DNA window GGATCTCGGTCGGCCCGGTGGCGACGGCCGGCGTGCGCGCGAGGTGATGCGCGAAGAGGTTGTGGTGGATGGACATGCGGATGCCATCGGGGCCGTTGATGAAGCCGTAGTTGTGCGCGCCCTCGGAGTGACCGCGGTTCGACGACTCCTCGATCGTGCAGTACTGGATGGTGGCGTCTTTCGCCTCGTACATGTCGACCGTCTCGTCGGAGGCCCACGACGCCGTCACGTGATCGAGGATGAAGCGCGTGTTCAGCGAGAACTGGATGGCGTCGTACTGATCGCCACCCGAGGTGCCGGTGAGGGGGCGCGGCCTCACGCGGATGTGCCGCACGATGATGTTCGAGACGGCGGCGTCGTACTCGGCCCAGAGGTGACCGTTGATGGTGATTCCGGCGCCGGGGGCGGTCTGCCCCGCGATGGTGACGTTGCCCGTGGGGATGTCGATGTCGCCGGTGATGACACCCGAGACGGCGAACACGATGATGCGCGGGCCTGCCTGGTTCAGCGCGTCTTGGAGGGACCCGGGCCCCGTGCGGTTCAGGGTGGTCACCTTGATGACTCGCCCGCCGCGCCCGCCCGTAGCGACCGCGCCGTAGCCCTCGGCCCCGGGGAACGCTGGCACGGCCGCGCTCGCGAGTGAGCTTGTGAGGAGCCCGAGGGCCAAAGCGGTGGCGAAGAGGCTTTTGCGCATGTGCGTCAGACTAGCCCATGCGCCCACATCTTCAATCGAGGTCGCACGAAGCGCCGAACACCTCGAAATTGCTCGGTTCGGGGGCCGAAAACGCCGCACGGACGTTCACCCCTCGACGAAGCCCTTCCACGAACGCATGTAGGTTGCAAACTTCGGGGAGAGCCCGTTCGCGACGAGCTCGTCCTCGGTGTGCGGCGGGCGGCGCGGCTCCCACGCGGGGTCGTGCACGCGGCGGGGCCAGTCGGGGTTCGCGAGGGCGATGCGGCCGAGGGCCACCATGTCTGCGCCTTTGGAGAGGAGCGCCTCGGCCTCGGCGCGCGTTGCGATTTGACCGGCGACGACGAGCCGCACGTCGGCTGGCAGCACCTCCTTGAACACCTCGAGCGCGTGCGCCTCGGGCCGCTTGGTGGTCGGCAGCGCGGACCTCCAGAGAGACAGGTGCACGTAGTCGACGCTCGCCGCGAGCGACCGAGCGACCTCTGCGGACTCGTCGAGGTCGAGACCGACCGCGTTTCCGAAGTCCTCCGGGGAGAGGCGGATCCCCACGACGAAGCCCGGACCGACCGCGGCGCGCACCGCGGCCACGACCTCGCGAGCGAGCCGCGCGCGGTTCTCGAGAGATCCGCCGTAGGCGTCGCCGCGTTGGTTCTGGGTGCGGCTCAGGAATTGGGTGAGCAGGTAGCCGTGCGCGCCGTGGATCTCCACACCATGGCACCCCGCGCGCTTCGCCCTCGCGGCCGCCGCAGCGAAGGCATCGACGATGCGCGCGATGTCCTCGAGGGTGGCCTCGCGGCACCCGTCGACGGCAGATGGACCGAGTCGCTCGAGCCCGCTCGCCGCCTCGTTCGCGCGCAGAC includes these proteins:
- a CDS encoding NADH:flavin oxidoreductase — its product is MSSPLFAPLTFRSGLEVPNRIALAPMTNQQSHDDGTLGDDELHFLLRRADGGFGSIMTCASHVTKDGQGWPGELGSFDDAHVPSLARVARGLEARGAKTIVQIFHGGLRANEAASGLERLGPSAVDGCREATLEDIARIVDAFAAAAARAKRAGCHGVEIHGAHGYLLTQFLSRTQNQRGDAYGGSLENRARLAREVVAAVRAAVGPGFVVGIRLSPEDFGNAVGLDLDESAEVARSLAASVDYVHLSLWRSALPTTKRPEAHALEVFKEVLPADVRLVVAGQIATRAEAEALLSKGADMVALGRIALANPDWPRRVHDPAWEPRRPPHTEDELVANGLSPKFATYMRSWKGFVEG